A genomic stretch from Rhodomicrobium vannielii ATCC 17100 includes:
- a CDS encoding YncE family protein produces the protein MNPIFRFCVFLALLVMPLSLARASDMPSNVQRLVFVAGRDASSVTAVDVDRDSVVGTIALGIVPLQMRVSGAQAKLVAIDGKSFGVTIAEIASGAVRVLPFDFAPTRLLITADEGTVIAANDKAGEIALIDLSVMGEKARIKGPSDIRDLMVAKDGASIFIAADSIDGVSVYDALTGKLTSIIGTRPARALSRSLLGKNGFALSAGPDPFLTRFNLETAGYQETPTRGRTIYPTIARLLLPDPASGTIEIVPLEATGEAVHLEAEPAISRAYSGYFDTVAFVPGTKTIFVYDMEKLVPSGRIAISGTAGPGVVTPETTKLYLPVESARELIAIDAASRAVGARIKLDFAPTLAEMAGAYGVCH, from the coding sequence ATGAATCCGATCTTCCGCTTCTGCGTTTTTCTGGCTCTGCTGGTCATGCCTTTGTCGCTGGCCCGCGCGTCGGATATGCCTTCAAATGTTCAGCGCCTGGTTTTCGTGGCGGGGCGCGATGCGTCTTCGGTGACGGCTGTCGATGTCGATCGAGATAGCGTCGTCGGCACAATTGCACTGGGCATCGTGCCGCTTCAGATGCGGGTGTCGGGAGCGCAGGCCAAACTCGTCGCGATCGATGGCAAGAGCTTCGGCGTCACCATCGCCGAAATTGCATCTGGTGCCGTCAGGGTTCTGCCGTTCGATTTTGCGCCGACACGCCTGCTGATAACCGCTGATGAGGGCACCGTCATTGCGGCGAATGACAAGGCAGGCGAAATTGCTCTCATCGATCTGTCTGTGATGGGAGAAAAAGCCCGCATCAAGGGGCCGTCCGATATCCGCGATCTTATGGTCGCGAAGGACGGAGCGAGCATCTTCATAGCCGCCGATTCTATTGACGGCGTCTCGGTCTACGACGCATTGACGGGCAAGTTGACGTCGATTATCGGCACCCGGCCCGCCAGAGCACTTTCGCGCTCACTGCTGGGGAAGAACGGGTTTGCATTATCTGCCGGTCCGGACCCGTTCCTGACGCGATTCAACCTGGAAACAGCCGGGTATCAGGAGACCCCCACGAGAGGCCGGACCATCTATCCCACGATCGCGCGGCTGCTGCTCCCCGACCCAGCATCGGGCACCATCGAAATTGTGCCGCTTGAGGCAACGGGAGAGGCGGTTCACCTTGAGGCCGAACCTGCCATCAGCAGAGCCTATAGCGGATATTTCGACACGGTCGCCTTTGTGCCGGGCACGAAGACGATCTTCGTGTACGACATGGAAAAACTGGTGCCTTCGGGGCGGATCGCCATTTCTGGAACGGCGGGGCCGGGCGTCGTGACACCGGAGACGACGAAACTTTATCTTCCCGTCGAGAGCGCCCGTGAGTTGATCGCGATCGATGCCGCATCGCGCGCCGTGGGGGCGAGGATAAAGCTCGACTTCGCGCCG
- a CDS encoding enoyl-CoA hydratase, giving the protein MSESPYILRSDNEGVVTLTLNRPQNRNALSFGMLEALRDTLAQIAEDENARVAILAGAGPGFCAGHDLKEMRATGFDDAFVERLFKLCSEVMQAIVHLPKPVIARVHGIATAAGAQLVASADLAFAAKDARFATPGVNIGLFCLTPAVALSRNLANKHMMQMLLSGELIDAETALRFGLVNEVVAGDTLTEVTAAFARKVASRSPLTLAVGKRAFSQLTELPLSEAYAHASKLMADNLKAHDAREGIEAFLDKRDPVWRGR; this is encoded by the coding sequence ATGTCCGAATCTCCTTATATTCTGCGTTCCGATAATGAAGGCGTCGTCACGCTGACACTCAACCGGCCGCAGAATCGCAACGCCCTGTCGTTCGGCATGCTCGAAGCTTTGCGCGATACCCTCGCCCAGATCGCGGAAGACGAAAACGCTCGTGTCGCCATCCTGGCGGGGGCCGGTCCGGGCTTTTGTGCCGGTCACGATCTCAAGGAAATGCGCGCTACCGGTTTCGACGATGCCTTTGTGGAGCGGCTCTTCAAACTTTGCTCCGAGGTCATGCAGGCAATCGTCCACTTGCCGAAGCCGGTCATTGCCCGCGTCCACGGCATCGCCACAGCCGCGGGTGCCCAACTCGTCGCCAGCGCAGATCTCGCCTTTGCGGCGAAGGATGCCCGTTTCGCGACGCCGGGCGTCAACATCGGCCTGTTCTGCCTCACGCCTGCCGTCGCCCTGTCGCGCAATCTGGCAAACAAGCACATGATGCAAATGCTGCTTTCCGGCGAACTGATCGACGCCGAAACGGCGCTGCGCTTCGGTCTTGTCAACGAGGTTGTTGCGGGCGACACGCTGACCGAGGTTACAGCAGCATTCGCGCGGAAAGTCGCGTCGAGGTCTCCTCTCACGCTGGCGGTCGGCAAGCGCGCTTTTTCCCAGCTCACGGAATTGCCGCTGTCCGAGGCTTATGCCCATGCCAGCAAGCTGATGGCCGACAACCTCAAGGCCCACGACGCCCGCGAAGGGATCGAGGCCTTTCTCGACAAACGCGACCCCGTTTGGCGCGGGCGCTGA
- the tolR gene encoding protein TolR, with protein MGASLRNSDDASDDAPMNEINVTPLVDVMLVLLIVFMVAAPMMTAGVPVDLPKTQAKPLNDQKPPLAVSVNAAGQYYIGTEEVPLELLLSTLQNHAENELDRRIHVRADKDLPYRAVLEVMGQISSAGFTKVALVTEAPGGPGVRSASVNSAPGDSGTAAPAVSPATAPPAPAATAPAQ; from the coding sequence ATGGGCGCCTCGCTGCGTAATTCCGACGACGCGTCGGACGACGCCCCGATGAACGAGATCAACGTCACGCCGCTCGTCGACGTGATGCTTGTGCTCCTCATCGTGTTCATGGTCGCCGCGCCGATGATGACGGCGGGTGTGCCGGTCGATCTTCCCAAGACGCAGGCAAAACCGCTCAACGACCAGAAACCGCCGCTTGCCGTCAGTGTGAACGCTGCGGGACAATATTACATCGGCACGGAAGAGGTTCCGCTGGAACTACTTCTCTCGACGCTGCAAAATCATGCGGAAAACGAACTCGACCGGCGCATCCACGTGCGCGCCGACAAGGATCTTCCTTATCGCGCCGTGCTGGAGGTGATGGGGCAGATCAGTTCCGCCGGCTTCACGAAGGTTGCGCTCGTGACCGAAGCTCCGGGAGGCCCGGGTGTGCGAAGCGCTTCGGTGAATTCGGCACCGGGCGACAGCGGAACCGCGGCACCTGCCGTTTCGCCCGCAACCGCTCCGCCTGCGCCTGCGGCCACCGCGCCCGCGCAGTGA
- a CDS encoding MotA/TolQ/ExbB proton channel family protein, producing the protein MADPASSLAAAGAAHILTPLELFQQADIVVKAVMGLLILASAWGWGIIAAKSIQLAILNARAKRLLKSLAHGVPLTDLSETFLKVQPNDPLRVVYQSMIDENKRSAELRHSAAQQESLLDRVYRVGQLASSNTLDRLKGGLQSLATIGAVSPFVGLFGTVWGIMNSFQGIAASNNTSLAVVAPGIAEALFATALGLVAAIPAVVFYNRINGNIGQFGKSLKTFVEVYGVELSRQLSKGETHGRLAA; encoded by the coding sequence ATGGCCGATCCCGCTTCGAGCCTCGCTGCAGCAGGCGCCGCCCACATCCTGACCCCGCTGGAGTTGTTCCAGCAGGCCGATATCGTTGTGAAGGCCGTGATGGGGCTCCTGATCCTCGCCTCCGCATGGGGCTGGGGCATCATTGCAGCGAAGTCGATTCAACTGGCGATCCTGAATGCGCGCGCAAAGCGTCTGCTGAAGAGCCTCGCTCACGGTGTTCCTCTTACGGATCTTTCCGAAACCTTTCTCAAGGTGCAGCCAAACGATCCGCTTCGCGTCGTCTATCAGTCGATGATCGATGAGAACAAGCGCTCGGCAGAGCTGCGCCACAGCGCGGCCCAACAGGAGAGCCTTCTGGACCGCGTTTATCGCGTCGGGCAGCTCGCCAGCAGCAACACCCTCGATCGGCTGAAGGGCGGCCTGCAGAGCCTTGCCACCATCGGCGCGGTGTCTCCTTTCGTCGGCCTGTTCGGCACCGTCTGGGGCATCATGAACAGCTTCCAGGGTATCGCCGCCTCGAACAATACGAGCCTCGCCGTCGTCGCGCCTGGCATCGCGGAGGCGCTTTTCGCCACCGCGCTCGGCCTCGTCGCCGCCATCCCGGCGGTGGTCTTCTACAATCGCATCAACGGCAATATCGGGCAGTTCGGCAAGAGTCTGAAGACGTTCGTTGAAGTGTATGGCGTCGAACTATCCAGACAGCTTTCGAAAGGAGAGACTCATGGGCGCCTCGCTGCGTAA
- a CDS encoding TonB C-terminal domain-containing protein: MNLEVTSKLTPDAAFSLPAREGEPAPISAAVLGLDARRQPYALILSGIGIYSAALVALLTINFEALPITLEAPVEVVYEDPVPEEPEQPPAPPEPEVAPEPPPPEPAAEPEPVKEEPPPPPKPVEPPPPPKQQPKPKPRPATAQTPGAVPSDYANKVYQRINRVASSGFPKSALSRGQSVRISYVIVIGAGGELVSKSVVNSGNAALDRAVSEALARSAPFPAPPSLGAKSYRIAGAIVYRSQ; the protein is encoded by the coding sequence ATGAACCTGGAAGTCACCAGCAAGTTGACGCCCGATGCGGCGTTTTCGCTGCCTGCCCGGGAAGGTGAACCGGCTCCCATTTCGGCCGCGGTGTTAGGTCTTGATGCGCGCCGACAGCCCTATGCTCTCATCTTGTCGGGGATTGGCATCTATTCTGCAGCGCTCGTCGCTCTGCTTACGATCAATTTCGAGGCGCTGCCGATTACTCTCGAGGCTCCCGTCGAAGTCGTTTACGAAGACCCTGTTCCGGAAGAACCAGAGCAGCCACCAGCGCCGCCGGAGCCCGAGGTCGCTCCCGAGCCGCCGCCGCCAGAGCCGGCAGCGGAGCCCGAGCCAGTGAAGGAAGAGCCGCCACCGCCGCCGAAGCCCGTGGAGCCGCCTCCGCCGCCAAAGCAGCAACCGAAGCCCAAGCCGAGACCCGCAACGGCGCAAACTCCCGGCGCAGTTCCGAGCGACTACGCCAACAAGGTCTATCAGCGCATCAACCGCGTCGCCAGTAGTGGCTTCCCGAAGTCGGCGCTCTCGCGAGGGCAGTCGGTGCGCATCAGCTATGTGATCGTGATCGGTGCGGGTGGAGAACTCGTCTCGAAGTCGGTCGTGAACTCCGGCAATGCGGCGCTCGATCGGGCCGTTTCCGAGGCGCTCGCGCGGTCGGCTCCGTTCCCGGCGCCGCCAAGCCTCGGAGCGAAGAGTTACCGGATCGCCGGCGCGATCGTCTATCGCTCCCAATAG